From the Bacteroidota bacterium genome, one window contains:
- a CDS encoding gliding motility-associated C-terminal domain-containing protein, with protein MTPSTNEVYSVTVSDGCGTPPVIVTIPVAVVSGPPSDFIPNPAKGCTPLVVHYRQQGTTPAGTTYMWDFGDGTTDISRNPVHTYTIPGNYTVRHIVTSGMGCRSESQIPAAVEVYPLPEAQFSSIPTDASIFKPTISFVDESKLAAHWEWDFGDGQGSSSLQFPSYSYLDSGTYIVRLITMSPKGCLDTSYGAVRIRGEFGIFIPDAFSPNEDGINENFTALGIGIKDFEMQIFDRWGLNIYNTNDLEKGWDGTTNSGTRQCQADVYVYIIRVHDIQDKPHQYLGKVTLVR; from the coding sequence GTGACTCCTTCCACAAATGAAGTGTATTCAGTGACTGTGAGCGATGGATGCGGGACACCACCAGTAATCGTAACGATTCCTGTTGCGGTGGTAAGTGGACCACCTTCTGATTTCATTCCGAATCCTGCAAAAGGATGTACGCCACTTGTTGTGCATTATCGTCAGCAGGGAACAACTCCGGCAGGGACAACCTACATGTGGGACTTTGGTGACGGAACTACGGACATTAGCAGAAATCCTGTTCACACCTATACGATTCCGGGAAATTATACAGTAAGACATATTGTTACCAGTGGAATGGGTTGTCGTTCCGAATCACAGATTCCTGCGGCGGTGGAAGTGTATCCATTGCCGGAAGCGCAATTCAGTTCCATTCCGACGGACGCTTCCATTTTCAAACCGACAATTTCTTTTGTTGATGAAAGCAAATTGGCCGCGCATTGGGAATGGGATTTCGGTGACGGACAAGGATCATCCTCTCTTCAATTTCCTTCTTACTCATACCTCGACAGTGGTACTTACATCGTACGATTGATCACGATGAGTCCGAAGGGATGTCTTGATACAAGCTATGGAGCCGTCAGGATTCGCGGTGAATTCGGAATATTTATTCCGGATGCTTTTTCTCCGAATGAAGATGGAATAAATGAAAATTTCACTGCACTTGGAATCGGTATCAAAGATTTTGAAATGCAGATTTTTGATCGCTGGGGATTGAATATCTATAATACCAACGATCTGGAAAAAGGATGGGATGGTACCACCAATTCAGGAACCCGGCAATGCCAGGCGGATGTTTACGTGTACATCATCCGTGTTCATGATATACAGGACAAACCGCATCAGTATTTGGGCAAGGTCACTCTCGTGAGATAA
- a CDS encoding SprB repeat-containing protein: protein MWSFSGSSTSNSGFLPEGSYTVQVVDANGCTTSSNATISEPPALTSTILSPVNVTCAGGHDGMATVLASGGVTPYTYSWSPSGGSSAAASSLVANTYTVTVTDANSCMQEAIVSINEPSLLNASVLSTVMNACYGDAAGSAEIEATGGTAPYSYQWTPGGGNSTLASYLSAGNYSVQITDANGCSTSLNTTITEPPVLALSTSTLPATCGASNGSASVNASGGTPPYTYLWSPGGNTTAALVNIPAGNYSVRVTDAHGCNETVSIALSNIGGPSVSLNTVSPVLCAGAATGSASVVVTGGTAPFIYQWSPAGGTAAAATGLNAGTYSIAVTDGNHCVTGISVVISEPPALQVNTSTSDALCAGATDGSVSTNVTGGVTPYTYSWNPGGSTSALLSSVPAGIYTVDVHDANGCLQSATSIVSQPSALSLNLSSVNPVSCAGGSNGSAALSASGGTPSYQYAWSPSGGTTASASGLSAGNYLVTLTDGHNCQASVPVVITQPTPLQLTSSTSNVLCNGGNTGNISLNVSGGTASYSYTWSNGAASASSATGLVAGNYTCTVTDQNGCTITVSENITEPTLLNAALSALRDVSCAGGNDGNAGVTVQGGTLPYTYSWTPGNASTSTVNGLNAGNYSLSVTDANGCQDFVGVTISEPPLFSVQSSVTAGTCGLPNGSAGVSASGGTQPYTYQWNPGGSTVSSLSGLAAGVYTCTATDAKGCSVISTMNVSNSGALAASVTSVNNVQCHGGADGSIMVSSSGGTAPIVYTWSSGSGNSPIAGNLSAGQYTVTVTDAFQCAQTLTMNVAEPAVLVSSIPVSTNVTCYAAQDGSAAAFISGGTTPYSYRWTPSNDTTLQISNLGPGNYSVDVTDAHGCTSQSQVTITEPTQLIAQSSSTPATCGSSNGTLQASVSGGTLPYQYNWSPGGMTTDHVSSIPAGAYSVLITDANNCQQSLNTFVSNIGGPGVSLGNASQVSCAGGNDGSASIQVYQGTAPFTYQWSPAGGTDSIASNLYAGTYSVIVADANNCLTGISVTISEPTVLQAGISATNALCFGSSDGSAAIAVQGGTAPYAYNWTSGGTASTASGLTAGNYSVEVTDNNGCTLTENVVITQPSAFSTALNASAVNCFGGSDGTALVEVSGGTPGYSYLWSNGEQNSAITGLRSGNYQVTVTDQQGCTTTGTVSVTEPAPLVLSATANDVLCFGSSDGTASANLTGGTPPYNYQWSPLGGTNENANNLPSGNYVLSTTDAHGCSQTTSITIGTPAALQLSTTEQAARCHGSVDATASVAQTGGTAPYTYLWSNGSTSPSVGQVSAGNYTVQVTDSNGCSTNTAVILSEPAPLVLNVTGDGWICIGQQATLNAIATGGTSGYVYQWSNGSPGATVVVAPTVSAVYTVSVTDVNGCTTNPELISLNVYPGLMAATAGG, encoded by the coding sequence TTGTGGTCCTTCTCAGGAAGTTCAACGTCTAATTCCGGATTTTTACCGGAAGGTTCTTATACTGTACAAGTAGTGGATGCCAATGGCTGCACAACATCATCCAATGCCACCATTTCAGAACCTCCCGCACTTACTTCCACAATTCTTTCACCGGTGAATGTAACCTGTGCCGGAGGACATGATGGAATGGCTACTGTGCTTGCATCCGGTGGAGTTACACCTTACACATATTCATGGAGTCCTTCCGGAGGTTCATCAGCGGCAGCATCCAGCCTCGTTGCAAATACATATACGGTTACCGTTACAGACGCGAACAGCTGTATGCAGGAAGCGATTGTTTCCATTAATGAACCATCCTTGCTGAATGCTTCGGTGCTAAGCACCGTCATGAACGCTTGTTATGGCGATGCTGCCGGATCCGCAGAGATTGAAGCCACAGGTGGTACAGCTCCTTATTCTTATCAATGGACGCCGGGTGGAGGGAATTCTACACTTGCGAGTTATCTTTCCGCAGGAAATTATTCGGTGCAAATTACGGATGCAAATGGTTGTTCGACTTCATTAAATACAACCATTACAGAACCACCTGTGCTCGCACTTTCAACATCAACATTACCGGCAACCTGCGGCGCTTCCAATGGCAGTGCATCTGTCAATGCATCCGGAGGAACACCGCCATACACTTATTTATGGTCACCGGGAGGAAACACAACGGCGGCATTGGTTAATATTCCTGCAGGGAATTATTCTGTAAGAGTAACAGATGCTCATGGTTGTAACGAAACGGTTTCAATAGCTTTATCAAATATTGGCGGACCTTCCGTCAGTCTCAATACGGTGTCACCGGTATTATGTGCCGGTGCAGCGACCGGTTCCGCATCTGTAGTTGTAACAGGAGGAACAGCTCCCTTTATCTATCAATGGTCTCCTGCAGGAGGAACAGCCGCAGCTGCGACCGGATTAAATGCAGGAACATACTCCATCGCCGTTACCGATGGGAATCATTGTGTAACAGGAATCAGTGTTGTAATCAGTGAACCTCCGGCACTTCAGGTGAACACCAGTACTTCTGATGCGCTGTGCGCCGGAGCAACGGATGGATCCGTATCCACCAATGTGACAGGTGGTGTTACTCCATATACCTATTCCTGGAACCCTGGTGGTTCAACTTCAGCCTTACTTTCATCTGTGCCGGCAGGAATTTATACGGTTGATGTGCATGATGCCAATGGTTGTTTGCAATCCGCGACTTCCATCGTTTCACAACCTTCCGCATTATCCCTGAACCTTTCTTCAGTAAATCCTGTGAGTTGTGCAGGAGGAAGTAATGGTTCAGCTGCTTTGTCAGCATCGGGAGGAACACCTTCGTATCAATATGCATGGTCTCCATCCGGAGGAACAACGGCATCCGCTTCAGGACTCAGTGCAGGAAATTATCTTGTGACACTTACGGATGGACACAATTGTCAGGCTTCTGTTCCTGTAGTCATTACACAACCAACTCCTTTGCAATTAACCTCATCAACTTCGAATGTCCTTTGTAATGGAGGTAATACCGGAAATATTTCTTTGAATGTAAGCGGAGGTACTGCAAGTTATTCCTATACCTGGTCAAATGGTGCGGCCAGTGCATCTTCAGCAACAGGATTGGTCGCGGGAAATTATACGTGCACAGTAACGGATCAGAATGGATGTACCATCACAGTATCAGAAAATATTACCGAGCCGACATTATTGAACGCCGCACTCTCCGCTTTACGCGATGTGTCTTGTGCCGGTGGAAATGATGGCAACGCCGGTGTTACTGTTCAGGGAGGTACACTTCCTTATACCTATTCATGGACTCCGGGGAATGCAAGTACTTCAACAGTCAACGGTTTGAATGCAGGTAATTATTCTCTTAGTGTAACGGATGCAAATGGTTGTCAGGATTTTGTTGGTGTAACAATTTCTGAACCGCCACTGTTCAGTGTTCAGTCTTCGGTCACCGCAGGAACCTGCGGATTACCCAATGGTTCTGCCGGTGTTTCGGCTTCAGGAGGCACACAACCTTATACTTATCAATGGAATCCGGGTGGATCAACGGTTTCCTCTCTCAGCGGACTTGCTGCAGGAGTATATACATGTACTGCAACTGACGCGAAAGGATGTTCTGTGATTTCAACAATGAATGTTTCCAACTCGGGAGCACTTGCAGCATCAGTTACATCTGTAAATAATGTACAATGTCATGGTGGTGCAGATGGTTCCATCATGGTTAGTTCAAGCGGTGGTACTGCGCCAATCGTATATACCTGGTCTTCCGGTTCAGGAAATTCTCCAATCGCCGGAAATCTCAGTGCAGGACAATACACAGTCACGGTAACGGATGCATTTCAATGTGCACAAACATTAACGATGAATGTAGCTGAACCGGCAGTACTTGTCAGTTCAATTCCGGTTTCAACTAATGTTACCTGTTATGCAGCGCAGGATGGTTCTGCTGCCGCGTTTATTTCGGGAGGAACAACTCCTTATTCCTATAGATGGACGCCGTCAAATGATACAACCTTGCAGATTTCAAATCTTGGTCCGGGAAATTACTCCGTAGATGTTACAGATGCACACGGTTGTACATCACAATCTCAGGTTACAATCACCGAACCAACACAATTGATAGCGCAATCCTCTTCCACTCCTGCAACTTGTGGTTCTTCGAATGGAACTTTGCAGGCATCAGTCAGCGGAGGGACATTGCCATATCAATACAACTGGTCGCCGGGAGGAATGACAACGGATCATGTATCATCCATTCCTGCGGGAGCATATAGTGTATTGATTACAGATGCAAATAATTGTCAGCAAAGTCTAAACACCTTCGTTTCCAACATCGGCGGTCCGGGTGTTTCATTGGGAAATGCCAGTCAGGTGAGTTGTGCCGGAGGAAATGACGGAAGCGCATCGATTCAGGTATACCAGGGAACAGCACCATTCACTTATCAATGGTCTCCTGCCGGAGGAACAGATTCAATCGCATCCAATCTTTACGCGGGAACATATTCCGTGATTGTCGCTGACGCGAATAATTGTCTCACCGGAATTTCTGTAACCATTTCTGAACCGACTGTTCTGCAGGCTGGAATAAGTGCAACAAATGCACTGTGTTTTGGAAGCAGTGACGGTAGCGCTGCAATTGCAGTTCAGGGTGGTACAGCTCCCTACGCTTATAACTGGACATCAGGAGGAACTGCTTCGACAGCATCAGGATTGACCGCTGGAAATTATTCTGTAGAGGTTACTGATAACAATGGATGTACGCTCACAGAAAATGTAGTGATTACGCAACCGTCTGCATTCTCAACAGCACTTAATGCATCCGCTGTAAATTGTTTCGGTGGCTCAGATGGTACTGCATTAGTGGAAGTTTCCGGTGGAACACCAGGATATTCTTATCTGTGGTCAAACGGAGAACAAAACAGTGCGATCACCGGATTGCGTTCCGGAAATTACCAGGTCACAGTCACCGATCAACAAGGTTGTACAACCACAGGAACAGTTTCTGTAACTGAGCCTGCGCCACTTGTACTTTCTGCAACAGCAAACGATGTGTTGTGCTTTGGATCTTCTGATGGAACAGCATCAGCAAATTTAACAGGAGGAACCCCTCCTTACAATTATCAATGGTCTCCACTGGGTGGGACAAATGAAAACGCGAACAATTTACCTTCGGGAAATTATGTGCTGTCAACAACAGATGCTCACGGATGTTCTCAAACTACATCCATTACAATCGGAACTCCTGCGGCGCTTCAACTAAGTACTACAGAACAGGCAGCCAGATGTCATGGATCTGTGGATGCGACCGCGAGTGTGGCGCAAACAGGAGGGACAGCGCCTTATACTTATTTATGGAGTAATGGAAGTACATCTCCTTCTGTCGGTCAGGTATCTGCCGGTAATTACACAGTTCAGGTTACCGATAGTAATGGTTGTTCCACGAACACTGCGGTAATCCTGTCAGAACCGGCTCCGCTTGTTTTGAATGTTACCGGAGATGGGTGGATATGTATCGGACAGCAGGCGACGCTAAATGCAATCGCCACCGGAGGAACCAGCGGTTATGTTTATCAATGGAGCAATGGATCGCCGGGAGCTACTGTCGTTGTCGCTCCAACGGTGAGTGCTGTTTATACCGTATCTGTGACTGATGTGAATGGTTGTACTACAAATCCGGAATTAATTTCATTAAATGTTTATCCGGGATTGATGGCTGCAACAGCAGGGGGATGA